The Limnochorda sp. LNt genome includes a region encoding these proteins:
- a CDS encoding transposase, with amino-acid sequence MQVADRWHLLENLGEVLERYFQTLRLPSMEAAPSPPAAPVVPGSTLAATPQAALRRRALEQAARQQRRRERYDQVRTLHAQGLGIREISRRLHLSRATVRRYLTSATVPGTGPRRRRPSQLDPYRSYILQRWEQGCRNARAIYRELRAMGYLGGRSQVAAVVTALRRSAGGSEEAPPAIRPVTPRQLGRWFWQAPNRRSQAERAYLTSLAETDAHFAKVWLLAEEFAQMARQRRADTLAAWIDTVKRERVRPLMGFAHRLEQDFQAVYEAWRLPWSNGPTEGWIHKLKTIKRMMYGRAGLDLLRHRLLCCI; translated from the coding sequence GTGCAGGTGGCCGACCGGTGGCACCTGCTCGAGAACCTGGGCGAGGTGCTGGAGCGCTACTTCCAGACCCTCCGCCTGCCGTCCATGGAGGCGGCACCGTCCCCGCCGGCCGCGCCGGTGGTGCCTGGGTCGACCCTGGCGGCGACCCCTCAGGCCGCCCTTCGACGTCGTGCCCTGGAGCAGGCCGCTCGCCAGCAGCGCCGGCGCGAGCGCTACGACCAGGTTCGCACGCTCCACGCACAGGGTCTCGGGATCCGGGAAATCAGCCGACGCTTGCACCTCAGCCGGGCGACGGTGCGGCGCTATCTGACCAGCGCGACGGTACCCGGTACAGGGCCCCGCCGCAGGCGCCCGAGCCAGCTCGATCCCTACCGGAGCTACATCCTCCAGCGATGGGAGCAGGGATGTCGCAATGCGCGGGCGATCTATCGGGAACTGCGGGCCATGGGCTACCTGGGTGGCCGCTCCCAGGTTGCCGCGGTCGTCACCGCGCTGCGCCGGTCGGCAGGCGGTTCAGAGGAGGCACCGCCCGCCATACGCCCGGTGACCCCCCGGCAGCTGGGGCGATGGTTCTGGCAGGCTCCGAACCGCCGCTCTCAGGCCGAGCGGGCCTACCTGACCTCCCTGGCCGAAACCGACGCCCACTTTGCCAAGGTGTGGCTCCTTGCTGAGGAGTTCGCCCAGATGGCACGCCAGCGTCGCGCCGACACCCTGGCCGCATGGATCGACACAGTCAAGCGGGAGAGGGTTCGTCCCTTGATGGGCTTCGCCCATCGCCTCGAACAGGACTTCCAAGCAGTGTACGAGGCATGGCGCCTTCCCTGGAGCAATGGCCCCACCGAAGGGTGGATCCACAAGCTGAAGACTATCAAGCGCATGATGTACGGTCGAGCGGGACTGGACCTGCTACGCCACCGGCTCCTTTGCTGCATCTGA
- the rpmE gene encoding 50S ribosomal protein L31 yields the protein MKQGVHPEYYLTTVTCACGNTFVTGSTRQNIRVEVCSACHPFYTGTRQTVVTSGGRIERFQRQVEQAKQVQAARRAAARARTGRSRRTGR from the coding sequence ATGAAGCAGGGCGTCCATCCCGAGTACTACCTGACGACGGTCACGTGCGCCTGCGGCAACACGTTCGTGACCGGCTCGACCCGGCAAAACATCCGCGTCGAGGTCTGCTCGGCCTGCCATCCGTTCTACACGGGCACCCGGCAGACGGTGGTGACGTCGGGTGGCCGCATCGAGCGCTTCCAGCGCCAGGTGGAGCAGGCCAAGCAGGTGCAGGCGGCCCGGCGTGCCGCGGCTCGGGCCAGGACCGGGCGCTCGCGACGCACGGGCCGATAG
- a CDS encoding helix-turn-helix domain-containing protein encodes MAESADLLRIGEKLVSRERLARAIDRMLEMRARGASQQEVAQAFGVDRSFVSRLETLGEVRRGARVAVVGFPVQNPQELGRAAQEAGAEWVWLMTNEERWRYARERPGDQLFNELMEILSRLSHFDRVVFLGSEMRIRLVEAILGSDRVIGVTLGPSPIAADVYVEPERIAAIVSGVRSR; translated from the coding sequence GTGGCCGAGTCGGCGGACCTGTTGCGGATCGGTGAGAAGCTGGTCTCGAGGGAGCGGCTGGCGAGAGCCATCGACCGCATGCTGGAGATGCGCGCCAGGGGCGCCTCCCAGCAGGAGGTGGCGCAGGCCTTCGGCGTGGACCGCAGCTTCGTCTCCCGCCTCGAGACCCTGGGCGAGGTGCGTCGGGGCGCCCGGGTGGCGGTCGTCGGCTTTCCGGTGCAAAACCCCCAGGAGCTGGGGCGAGCGGCCCAAGAGGCGGGGGCCGAGTGGGTCTGGTTGATGACCAACGAGGAGCGCTGGCGCTACGCCAGGGAGCGCCCCGGCGACCAGCTCTTCAACGAACTGATGGAGATCCTGTCGCGTCTGAGCCACTTCGATCGTGTCGTCTTCTTGGGGTCCGAGATGCGGATCCGCCTGGTGGAGGCCATCCTGGGCAGCGATCGTGTCATCGGGGTCACGCTGGGCCCCTCGCCCATCGCCGCAGACGTGTACGTCGAGCCCGAGCGCATCGCGGCCATCGTGAGCGGGGTGAGGTCCCGGTGA
- the greA gene encoding transcription elongation factor GreA, with protein MDAVAAQNEGEILLTPEGLRRLEQELDYLRTVRRPQVANRIKQALEFGDISENAEYDAAKEEQATLEAQIARLEAILGRARVVEDDGLEGDGQLVTVGARVRLKDLETGEELEFTLVSPAEADPSESRLSYESPVGKAILGQRVGSVVEVDAPAGKLQYEVVAISRPGQGPTSG; from the coding sequence GTGGATGCGGTGGCGGCCCAAAACGAGGGAGAGATCCTCCTCACTCCGGAAGGCCTGAGGCGACTGGAGCAAGAACTGGACTACCTGCGTACCGTCCGTCGTCCTCAGGTGGCCAACCGCATCAAGCAGGCACTGGAGTTCGGCGACATCTCGGAGAACGCGGAGTACGACGCCGCGAAGGAGGAGCAGGCGACCCTCGAGGCCCAGATCGCCCGTCTGGAGGCCATCCTGGGGCGGGCCCGCGTGGTGGAAGACGACGGCCTGGAGGGCGACGGGCAGCTGGTCACGGTCGGAGCCCGAGTGCGGCTCAAGGACCTTGAGACCGGCGAGGAGCTGGAGTTTACCCTGGTCAGCCCCGCCGAGGCCGATCCCTCGGAGAGCCGCCTCTCCTACGAGTCACCGGTGGGCAAGGCCATCCTGGGCCAGCGGGTCGGCAGCGTGGTGGAGGTCGACGCACCGGCCGGCAAGCTTCAGTACGAGGTGGTCGCCATCTCCCGCCCCGGTCAGGGGCCGACCAGCGGCTGA
- a CDS encoding M23 family metallopeptidase — protein MVAAGVAGWMQGAPREADVEDSGEVASEATRQGVPLLRRLWPAMPEGGLAGERDVAALLAEVEGLGERGLLEGLDATDRSAGPAPQPPAEAAELPREDAAPDEGGTQPAGQSVPVRFYTHRVRQGETLWDIARQYRTDVNAIATANGLYDVDYIRPGQVLEVPSVPGVVHTVQRGETLWEISRIYGVSMQAIQEANGLASPDVLLPSTRLIIPGATGPVLDRLVVGGRLQRAFSWPVRGRISSRFGWRWGRQHEGVDIAVPTGTPVRAAAPGRVVFAGWGGGYGYLISIDHGSGVVTRYAHNSRLVVRVGQRVARGQIVAYSGNTGNSTGPHVHFEIRYRGRAVDPLPYLR, from the coding sequence GTGGTGGCAGCCGGGGTGGCCGGCTGGATGCAGGGTGCTCCTCGCGAGGCCGACGTCGAGGACTCCGGCGAGGTGGCCAGCGAGGCCACGCGGCAGGGTGTCCCGTTGCTGCGCCGTCTGTGGCCTGCCATGCCGGAAGGAGGCCTGGCCGGCGAGCGAGACGTGGCCGCCCTGCTGGCCGAGGTGGAAGGCTTGGGCGAAAGGGGGCTGCTCGAGGGCCTCGACGCCACGGACCGGTCCGCCGGGCCGGCACCCCAGCCCCCGGCGGAGGCAGCCGAGCTGCCCCGCGAGGATGCTGCCCCCGACGAAGGTGGCACCCAGCCGGCCGGCCAATCGGTGCCCGTGCGGTTCTACACCCACCGGGTCCGCCAGGGGGAGACCCTTTGGGACATCGCCCGCCAGTACCGCACCGACGTCAACGCCATCGCCACGGCCAACGGCCTGTACGACGTCGACTACATCCGTCCAGGCCAGGTGCTGGAGGTGCCCAGCGTCCCCGGCGTCGTGCACACGGTCCAGCGTGGCGAGACGCTCTGGGAGATCAGCCGGATCTACGGCGTCAGCATGCAGGCCATCCAGGAGGCCAACGGGCTGGCCTCGCCCGACGTGCTGCTGCCCTCGACGCGCCTGATCATCCCGGGTGCCACGGGGCCCGTCCTGGACCGGCTGGTGGTGGGCGGGCGACTCCAACGGGCGTTCTCGTGGCCCGTGCGCGGGCGGATATCGTCGCGGTTCGGCTGGCGCTGGGGACGCCAGCACGAGGGCGTCGACATCGCGGTGCCGACCGGCACCCCGGTGCGGGCGGCGGCCCCCGGCCGGGTGGTCTTCGCCGGATGGGGAGGCGGCTACGGGTACCTGATCAGCATCGACCACGGGTCGGGGGTCGTCACACGGTACGCTCACAACTCCCGCCTGGTGGTGCGCGTGGGGCAACGGGTGGCACGCGGGCAGATCGTGGCGTACAGCGGCAACACGGGCAACTCCACCGGCCCGCACGTGCACTTCGAGATCCGCTATCGGGGGCGAGCCGTTGACCCGTTGCCGTATCTGCGCTGA
- the lysS gene encoding lysine--tRNA ligase has protein sequence MSASQRSDDDAATPQPLSQQVAVRRAKLAKLRAAGAPLYGPPFRRTHTAASVVEDFSTLEGQEVAVVGRLMTFRRHGRIGFADLWDASGRIQLYLREDRLGPDFATFFELDRGDIVGVKGTVTRTRRGEISVEVGVYTPLVKALQPPPEKWHGLKEVELRYRRRYVDLLANPDVRRRFALRSAIIGAVREFFVAEGFLEVETPVLHPVAGGANARPFVTHHNALDMDLYLRIAPELYLKRLLVGGLERVFEIGKNFRNEGISPRHNPEHTALEAYLAFGDWQDMMDLTERCVAYVAQRCLGSRVVEYAGRRLDLTPPWPRLSMLDAIHRYAGIDLRSTRDPREAREAARRAGIETPQGTTFGELVAEIFEARVEPELWGPVFITHYPVEVSPLARSRPDDPAFTERFEPYLGTMEIGNGFSELNDPDEQRRRFEAQAARRARGDEEAHPYDADFLLALEYGMPPAGGLGIGIDRLVMVLTGVPSIRDVILFPLLRPEEPG, from the coding sequence GTGTCCGCATCGCAGCGCTCCGACGACGACGCCGCTACTCCCCAGCCGCTCTCGCAACAGGTCGCCGTCCGCCGGGCCAAGCTGGCCAAGCTCAGGGCAGCGGGGGCGCCTCTGTACGGGCCTCCCTTTCGGCGGACCCATACCGCCGCGAGCGTCGTCGAGGATTTCTCGACCCTGGAGGGGCAGGAGGTGGCCGTGGTCGGGCGGCTGATGACGTTTCGCCGGCACGGCCGCATCGGCTTCGCCGACCTGTGGGACGCCTCGGGGCGGATCCAGCTCTACCTGCGCGAAGACCGCCTCGGTCCCGACTTCGCCACCTTCTTCGAGCTCGACCGGGGCGACATCGTCGGAGTCAAGGGGACGGTGACCAGGACCCGGCGCGGGGAGATCAGCGTCGAGGTCGGTGTCTACACGCCCCTGGTCAAGGCGCTGCAGCCACCCCCCGAGAAGTGGCACGGGCTCAAGGAGGTGGAGTTGCGCTATCGGCGTCGGTACGTCGATCTGCTGGCCAACCCCGACGTGCGCCGCCGATTCGCGTTGCGCTCGGCCATCATCGGGGCCGTGCGGGAGTTCTTCGTCGCCGAGGGATTCTTGGAGGTGGAGACGCCCGTCCTCCATCCCGTGGCCGGGGGCGCCAACGCGCGTCCCTTCGTAACCCACCACAACGCCCTCGACATGGATCTCTACCTTCGCATCGCGCCCGAGCTCTACCTCAAGCGCCTGCTGGTCGGAGGCCTGGAGCGGGTCTTCGAGATCGGCAAGAACTTCCGCAACGAGGGGATCTCCCCGCGTCACAACCCGGAGCACACGGCCCTGGAGGCCTACCTCGCCTTCGGCGACTGGCAGGACATGATGGATCTGACGGAGCGCTGCGTGGCGTACGTCGCGCAGCGCTGCCTGGGCAGTCGCGTGGTGGAGTACGCAGGCAGGCGCCTCGACCTGACGCCGCCGTGGCCCAGGCTGTCGATGTTGGATGCCATTCACCGGTACGCCGGCATCGACCTTCGCTCGACGCGGGATCCCCGGGAGGCCCGGGAGGCGGCCCGGCGGGCGGGCATCGAGACGCCCCAGGGGACCACCTTCGGCGAGCTCGTCGCCGAGATCTTCGAGGCGCGGGTGGAGCCGGAGCTCTGGGGCCCCGTCTTCATCACCCACTACCCCGTCGAGGTCTCGCCGCTGGCCCGCAGTCGACCGGACGATCCGGCATTTACCGAACGCTTCGAGCCGTACCTGGGCACGATGGAGATCGGCAACGGCTTCTCGGAGCTCAACGATCCCGACGAGCAGCGGCGGCGCTTCGAGGCGCAGGCGGCGCGCCGGGCCAGGGGAGACGAGGAGGCGCACCCCTACGACGCCGACTTCCTGCTCGCGCTCGAGTACGGCATGCCGCCGGCGGGTGGCCTGGGGATCGGCATCGACCGGCTGGTCATGGTGCTGACGGGTGTCCCCTCCATCCGTGACGTGATCCTCTTTCCGCTGCTGCGGCCCGAGGAGCCCGGCTGA